Part of the Candidatus Micrarchaeia archaeon genome is shown below.
AGAGTCTAAGATGAATAAATACACAAATTCCTTCTTTAACATGTTTCTATTTAGCGCATTCTTTATTTATAAATCTTTCGATGTTTATCGAAACACATAAATTTACTTGACTTTAAATAATTTTTTAAATAAATAATTATTTTTATACTGTCTATTTTAGCTTACTTAAAAAATTGCCAAAAAAATTATCAAAAAAACAGAGTTCAAAATCGTATGAACATTGCATCTCCAAATGAATAAAATCTATAATGCTGTTCTATAGCTTCATTATAAAGCTCATGCCATTTATCTCCTATTAAACTTGCTATTAATAAAAGTAAACTAGTGCGTGGAAGATGGAAATTAGTTATTAAACCATCAAATTTTAAATTAAATTTATAACCTGGATAAATAAATAAATTAGTTTCTTTAGCGCAAGCCTTAACTTTTCCATTTTTTAATGTAGCACTTTCTAAAGTTCTTAAAGAAGTTGTACCAACAACATACAAAGCGCCTTTTCTTTTATTAATTACTTCTGCTGCCTTTTTATCAATTTCAAACCATTCAAAATGCATTTTATGTTTTTTATAATCTTCTTCTCTAATCTCAGCAAAGGTCCCTAATCCTACATGAAGACAAATTTTAACTATCTCAATCCCTTTAGCTTCTAAACGTTCAATTAATTTACTACTAAAATGCAATCCTGCAGTGGGTGCTGCAACAGAGCCTTCTTTTAATGCAAAAACAGTTTGATATTTTTTTCTATCATAATTTTCATTATGTATATATCCAGGTAAAGTAAAATCTCCTTTTTGTTTAATTATTTTTTCAATAGGTTGATTAAATTTTAATAAAAAATGAAAATCAATTTGAGATGCAATCTCAGCAATTACTCCATCTTGAAATAATAATTTATTCCCAATTTGTGGATTTTTACATTTAACAAATGCTTCATATTCTTTATTATTTTTCTTTTTTATAAGGGTTATTGAAGCCTGCCCCCCAGTTTCTTTTTGTCCAATCAATTTTGTATTTACAACTTTGGTTTCATTAACAACTAAAATGTCTCCTTTTTTTAGATAATCAACAAGTTCAAAAAAATGTCTGTGTTCTATTGAATCTTCTTTTTTATTATAAATTAACAAACGCGATTCATGTCTTTTATCTAATGGTTTTTGCGCAATTAATTCTGTAGGTAAATTATAATAATAATTATTTATTGATTCCATAAACTCACTTTAAAAACGTATATATAAATTGGGCTCTTGGGGTTTAAAAAGGTATATCTAATTTATTTATTTCTTTTATTACTTTATCTGCCACTATTAATTTTTCTTTAGGGTTAGTGGTTTCTACTGCAATACAATAAGCACCAGAAGCTTTAGCAGCTTTAATTCCATTTATTGAATCTTCAATAATAACTGTTTCATTAGGTTTAACATTTAATTTATTCATTGTTTTTAGATAAATCTCAGGATCTGGTTTTCCGTTTTTAACATCTTCAGCAGAATATAAAATATCAAAATATTCTCTGATTTCAAATTTATCAACAACTAAATCCATTAATGATTTAAAAGAAGAAGTTGCTATTGCCAATTTATATCCTTTATTTTTTAATTCAATAATTTTTTCTTTTGCTCCTTTAAACAGTTCTAATCTTTTTTCCGCTTTTTTCATAAACAATTCTCTTCTTTCTTTTATTGCTTTTTTATTTATTTCTTCTAACTCTTTTCCTGAAAAACCTTTTTCTTCAAAAAAAGGGCCAAAAACTTCTTCTTCAACTCTACCTATAACTTTTTCATAAATTTTATCATTCATAAAAATTTCATATTTTTTATAAATCTCAAAATTTACAATTTTCCAAAGAGGTTCAGAATTAACAATAACTCCATCCATATCAAAAATAATTGCTTTTATCATTCATTCACCAAGGTACATTTTTTAATTTAAGAATATAAGCTAATACATTAGCTATTTTATGAAGCACAAAAGTAATTATAATTAAAATAAGTATATCTATAAAATTAATTTTAAATATTAAATCATAAAAAATTAAACTTCCAAATAAAAGTGCTATTAAAAGGAAAACAATTTCATCAATAAAAAACAAAGATTCCCCTCTTTTTTTATTAAACCTTCTTTTAAGAAAACTTCCGCAAAGATCCCCAAAAATAGCTCCAAAACCTAATAAAATACCAGAATAAACATAACTCATTTGAAAATTAAATATATTATAAGGTGTATTAAATACTAGCAAACCAAGAACACTTCCAATAAAAAATCCTCCAACAACAGCTGCAATAAATCCGCGTATTGTTTTACCAGGACCAAATATTCTTTTACCGTCAAAAAAATTCTTTCCAAAATCAA
Proteins encoded:
- the queA gene encoding tRNA preQ1(34) S-adenosylmethionine ribosyltransferase-isomerase QueA — protein: MESINNYYYNLPTELIAQKPLDKRHESRLLIYNKKEDSIEHRHFFELVDYLKKGDILVVNETKVVNTKLIGQKETGGQASITLIKKKNNKEYEAFVKCKNPQIGNKLLFQDGVIAEIASQIDFHFLLKFNQPIEKIIKQKGDFTLPGYIHNENYDRKKYQTVFALKEGSVAAPTAGLHFSSKLIERLEAKGIEIVKICLHVGLGTFAEIREEDYKKHKMHFEWFEIDKKAAEVINKRKGALYVVGTTSLRTLESATLKNGKVKACAKETNLFIYPGYKFNLKFDGLITNFHLPRTSLLLLIASLIGDKWHELYNEAIEQHYRFYSFGDAMFIRF
- a CDS encoding HAD family phosphatase, coding for MIKAIIFDMDGVIVNSEPLWKIVNFEIYKKYEIFMNDKIYEKVIGRVEEEVFGPFFEEKGFSGKELEEINKKAIKERRELFMKKAEKRLELFKGAKEKIIELKNKGYKLAIATSSFKSLMDLVVDKFEIREYFDILYSAEDVKNGKPDPEIYLKTMNKLNVKPNETVIIEDSINGIKAAKASGAYCIAVETTNPKEKLIVADKVIKEINKLDIPF
- a CDS encoding CDP-2,3-bis-(O-geranylgeranyl)-sn-glycerol synthase, whose protein sequence is MLIQLFIFILPAYVANSLPVILGHGSPIDFGKNFFDGKRIFGPGKTIRGFIAAVVGGFFIGSVLGLLVFNTPYNIFNFQMSYVYSGILLGFGAIFGDLCGSFLKRRFNKKRGESLFFIDEIVFLLIALLFGSLIFYDLIFKINFIDILILIIITFVLHKIANVLAYILKLKNVPW